DNA from Neovison vison isolate M4711 chromosome 12, ASM_NN_V1, whole genome shotgun sequence:
TCGGAAAGGAGCCAATGAAGGTAAGGCAGCTGGAGAGTGCTTGAGGTAGTGATAAAAACCCTGTCTCTGGCTTAGATTTCCAGTTTGGAAAGAGGGCTGGAGACTCCTGATTGGAACCAGTGGATGGACTTAAGAGCAGCGTTTTGGCAGTAGATTCTAAAAGTTGATGGACTGAGAACGATTTTAGATCCACCAGTTGGTAACATTTTGCAGCAGTTACCTTGTGATGAGGAGGAGAGTCAGGATTTGGACATGGCCATTGTGACTTGGGAGTCTCTGGTCTCCGCAGTACTCCAGCATTAACAAAAACTGTGCCCTAGCACTGGGCCGCAGTGGCCAAACAGTGCTGTGGGTGCTGATGTTGCCTGGTAAGTTGCATGTGGTGTGAGCTTTCCAGAAATACTGCTCTTGACGAACCGGGAGGGTAAGACCCTGGATCCCTCCTTGATGGCAGAGCGTGAGAAGGCTGTGCCGCAGAGCTCGTGTGAGAGCTGTTCTTGTCTACCAGGCCAAGAGATGGTGGTGACTTAGGCAAGTGTGGTAgccaaggagaggaaagaagtggTCTGTCTCAGGATGTGTGTTCACAGAACTGATGGGTTCAGCGTAGGGTTTGAGAAAGGCATGGAGGATGGCTAATTGATGCTTAAATCCCTTATCACTTCCCAGGGCCACTACAGGACACCGAATTGCTTGTGCCTAGGGATTTTTGCCCAGTTTTCTTgtacctgtgtttctttttcttggaaaTGGCTTTGTTACAGCTTTCGTGCCCACCCCCCCAATCATTTACTGACCTCCCGTCCTCTCCTCAGCTACCAAAACCCTCAACAGAGGCATCTCTGAGTTCATCGTGATGGCCGCAGACGCTGAGCCCCTGGAAATCATCCTGCACCTTCCGCTGCTCTGTGAGGATAAGAATGTGCCCTACGTGTTCGTGCGCTCCAAGCAGGCCCTGGGGCGGGCCTGCGGGGTGTCCAGGCCTGTCATCGCCTGTTCTGTCACCATCAAAGAAGGCTCCCAGCTGAAGCAGCAGATCCAGTCCATTCAGCAGTCCATCGAAAGGCTCTTAGTCTAAACCCGTGGCCTCTGCCCAACTCCTCACTGAGTCCTCCCCCTGGGGTTGTGTATCACACCGTCTGTGTCCGCATGTGGTTTCTCCAGCTCCCTTCTTGTTGTATTCTAGTACTAAATCTGGGGTTtgcatttttgtattatttttgttttgttttataggtggtttttcatatattaatCCCTCACCTCACCCCTGGTCTCTCATTCTACTCTCTCTGCCGCCCCGTCCTCTTTGAAAAATGAACTAATGCCGAAAACGGGCGGAAACAGAGTGATGACACCATTCAAAGGCAGGGAAGAGCCAGGATAGAGATCTGGTTCCAACATTCAGGCGCTCACTTCCTGTTGTGTGTAGGGCTTGATGGATGTACATGCCATTCACTTTGTATCCCTTGTGCCTGGAGTACGGAATCATTCCATATGTGTTTGCCCTCGGGGAGTTCTGTATCATTTGGGGAGAAAGCATGTATTCCGTGAGGTTCTTAGGTGTATGTCCAAGAGTCATTTGCCAGTATACCCCTGCTGTCTGCTTTGGTCACGTGATGTTATTCCCCTTCTTCCCCAACTCCCAGCCATGCCCCGGAGGGTGGCGGGGCAGCAGCATACCAAAGAGATGTGCTGCAGAGTTCCAGAGGCTGCCTGGGCCAGGTAGACATGAGGCAGCTGACCTGGGTCTGGAAGGAGTCCAGAGGGGCTAGAAAAAAGAGGGTCAGCTGATGCTGGAATGAAAAAGTCTGGGCAAGTCACAGAGACCTGACTGGAAGCTACAGCAGAGACGTTGGAATCAAGGAAGCATCCTCTCTGGTGAATGGAGAGGTCTGCAGTGTTCACTTGGTACCAGCTCTGAGAGCCCTGACTCCAGTTTCCTGCCATGCCGTAGGTCGGATGTATGTATTCTTTACCGCTTCAGAAGGACAGTGCTAGCGTGTCATTCTTGTGAGCATcctaataaagaaatatattcatattcCAATTTAAAGATAAGTGTGAGTCTTGGTATGTATTTAGCTAATGCCTGAACAAAGGACTGCTTAGCATGATCAGGATGGTCACAGCTTCATAAACTTTGTAACAAGAAGGTGTGGAGAAGCCAGCACCTCGGTTGATCTCTAGTCGCTGCACGAGTCTCGTACAGACTCGGTCACCGAGGGGCTGCTCTCGGGCTACGGAGGGTTTCTCGGCCACGGCACCGCTGCCATTCTGGAGCTGGAGAACTCTTCACGATAAGGGGCTGCCCTGTCTGCTGAACTttcagcagcatctctggcctttaCCCACCAGCAGTCGGGACCAGGCTCCCACCTCCAAGACAGTGCCAGATGTCCCCTGGTGGCAAAGTCCCCCTAGTTGAGAATGTTGCAGAATGAGGGCTCCTAGTAGCCTTTGGCATATGttagatggggggaggggaaggtgatGATCGAAGCCCCTGCCACCTCACCTGCCTCTTCTACCCGTTCTCTTAGGGTCAGCACTGTGAGGTCCATGTCCCTCAGCAAgagttttttttcctgaagtgtaGATAACGATACCATAATGGTGGGATgcgggggtatagctcaggggtagagcatttgactgcataatGGTGGGATGAGTGAGGATTTTATTTAGTGTCTTTTCGACCAGCTTGGGCGCATTTGCAGGAAACCTGGAAATCACCCCATCCTgtgaaggcctgttctgtgcccaCTAGGCTACTTCTTTCTCCCAGTTCACTCCAGTGTTGACATACCCCATCCCATCCCAAGCAGTTTTGTATTTGTGGATGGTGGAGTCCGAGATGCTTACTGTCTTTTGTGGTGCCCATACATTTATAACTATACTTTAAAAGACAGAAGTAATTTGGGGGATGCAAAAAAATCAGGAAGTCTGGATCTCCACCTAGGTGGAAACATCCATCTCCACTAGAGCCCTaaggagtggggtggggcagaacTCCTAGGACCTTCCCCCCTAGCGCCCAGTTGACCCTGGAGTGTTAGCCCAGTTGCCACAGCCACAGTGGAAGTCTTCGAAGGGCAGGATGTTCATCTGCGATCCTGCGGAAAAAACTGGTTCTTTTCCCCTACTCCTAGTGGTCTCCGCTGCCTGTCCTGTGTTTGCCACTTTGCCATGTTCTGTCTTCACTCAGTGTTTCACATTGGTTTCTCCAACATTCCCAACCTACTTTCTTCTTGTATTTGATGTTCCTTTACTGCACTGGTGGCTTTCTCCTCATGCCAGTCTTGATTCAAGTTATCCCTTACGGAGGGCCTGAGGTATAAActaccttattgctctttccccCAGCACTGCGACATTTGATTTTTAACTTGTCCTTAACTAGTATCAgggctttgttttctgattattaCCCTCGTGAGAGAGCGGGAACTTGTGTGAGGCCCTAGCACCCGTGGTGGTGCCCTAACATAGATGCTCCAAAAGTGGAGAATGAGTAATTCCTAAAGCCAGACATTGCAAGCAAAGACATCTAGTAATTTCCATCCAGCCATCTATGAAGTTGGTTGCAAAATTTTGCATATAAACATTCTGGAGAGAATCCAGTGGCTTTCATCGGGTCCGAAAGGGTCTTCTGACCCCCAAACGAACACTGGTTAGTAACTCCTGTTTTAGCCTAAGTTTCCCGAGAGGACCCATGATTGAGGAATGTTTTTTACATTTGCAATAATGATCTTGCTAAAGGTCATTTGTAGCATATTAGTACTAAATaataaatttccattatttttagtCCCAAACtgatgaggaaggaaggggagcttGTTCTAGACACTTAGTATCCCTGAGTCCCTCTCAGTGTCAGTTAAgctacattttgaaaaatcaggTATGCGCCTCTGACTTAGCAGATCTATCTGTTTATGGTGGGGGTTGGATGGGTGGGTATAACTGCCTGTCCTcttccaaaggaagaaaaagagagtagCCAGTCAATGTTTTCCATGATATCCTATGGCAGCCAGCCTCTAAGATGGGCCCCAGTGATCCTCACCTCCTGGAATTCATTCCCCTGTGAATGGTGGGCGCTCAGCCCACACCAACTCAGAGTTGGACCGCATGACCAACATGGCAGAATGATGTGACTTCCAAGGTTCCAGAAGACATTACAGCTTCTGCCTTCATGTCTTTGGATCCCTGGCTATGAGGGAAGTCCTAGTCGTGTTACAAAGTCCTGTAAGCAACCTGTGAAGAGGTCcaaaggcttctagtcaacagctAGCATTAATTGCCAGCCATGGCAATGACCCTGTCTCATCTGTACTCACAGGATCTTAGTTTACAGAGGTGAGTACAAATTAAAGAGGAGAAGAGGTTGATGCCATTGGAAGAATTTACCACTTAAATTTCCCAAGAGAAGGGGGCATGCCACACCACACAGAGCCACAGGGGAAGCACCCAGGATTTGGTCCGGTGGTAGAAGCAAGAGCAAGGGGAAAGCTGAGGCCAGGCTTTATTTGGGTTTCTGTGGCAAAGGCAAGGCAGGGCAGAGTAAAACAGCTTAGGATTTGCCAGTCTGAACAATGCCGGTGGGCTTTGGGCTCTAAGAGGTTTTGAGTTGCCTAGGAGCTGGCTCTGGGATGATTTAGGGCAGGGACAATGTTGGTAAGGTGTCTGGCTTGCATGAGAGGCATGCTGGTAAATACATCATTTACTGCATTCACAAACTAGCTAGCTTTGGGAGGGGCAGTCTCTCCCCCAGCCTAAAAGCACCCTCCCTTCCCAGATGTCAAAACAAGATACAGACAATTTAAAAGATTAATCAGCCGTCTTGTAAGTGGATCCTCCAGCCTGTCAAGCTTTCAGAGGACTGTAGGCCTGACCGACATCTTGAATGCAACCTCATGATTGACTTCAAGCCAGCCTATCCGCTCCCCAGATGCCTCACACACAGAAATACTAAGAAACAGTaagtattccttgtttttaagCCAAGTTTTGGGCTGATCTGTTACACAGCAACAAACAACTAA
Protein-coding regions in this window:
- the SNU13 gene encoding NHP2-like protein 1 isoform X1; translation: MTEADVNPKAYPLADAHLTKKLLDLVQQSCNYKQLRKGANEATKTLNRGISEFIVMAADAEPLEIILHLPLLCEDKNVPYVFVRSKQALGRACGVSRPVIACSVTIKEGSQLKQQIQSIQQSIERLLV